DNA sequence from the Streptomyces sp. NBC_01497 genome:
CAGACCGAGCGGCGACAGACCGCGGACATGCAGCGGCAGAGATCGACGTGCAGGCGCGACACGAGCGACAGGAGCGGAGCGCTCATGTCATGTTCGGTGTGCACGGATCTGGTCATGAGCGACAGTTAACACGGTGACTTTGGGATACTCAAAGCCATTCTTTGAGCCAATTTGACAGAGCGCATGACAACGCCCCCGCTTCCCCACGGCAGTTGGGGAAACGGGGGCGGATCGCTCTGTGATCCGGATCACGCGACATGCTCGGCACATCCCGCGTACCGGACACCCGGTCAGCCAGCGGACACCCGGTCAGTCACCGAGCAACCAGTCAGCCACCAAGGGCCGGACGGTCACCGGGGAGCCGGACACCGGCGTACCGGACTCCGGGGAGTCGGACACCCGCAGGCCGGGGATCGCGGAATCGTACGAACACCCGCAAGCCGGGCATCCGGCGTGCGGGCAGCTCGGCGCGGTCCCGTCCGGGGCAGGGCACGAGGACGCTTCGAGGCCCACGCGCGGCGGTAGCAGGCGGCGCGCGTCCTACTCCGTGTCCTCCTGGGCGCGGTTCGCCTCCAGCTTGGCGCGCGCGCGATCGAGGCGGCCCGAGACCTTCATGGACATCTCGTCGCGCTGCTTGCGCAGCACCACGAAACTGATGGGCGCGGAGACGAGAAGGGCGAGCAGCAGCACCCAGATGACGTTCGAGGCCCCGAGACCGCGTGGCACCACGCCGACCCGGGTGAGGGCCGCGACCACGACCAGGCACCCGATGAAGATGGCGATACGCGCCATGGTGTAGCGGACTGTCACTCCTGGCTGCCGGATCACTGCGGGCCTTCTCTCTTCCTGGCTATTGCCTTCCAGTGAAACACGAGGGTTTCAGGCGGCACTCAGCGGGAGCAGCATGACGACGTCGTCCCGGTCGTCGTCCGGGCCGACGCGGATCGCGCCCGGCACCCGGCCGACCTCCTTGTAGCCGCAGGCCGCGTAGAACCGGTCCGCGCCGGTGCCTCCCCGGCAGGTCAGCCGTATCGCCTCGATGCCCTCGAAACCGCGCGCCGCGTCGGCCGCCGCGGCCATCAACTGCCGCCCGTACCCCTTGCCCTGGTGCTTCGGGTGCACCATCACGGTGTACAGCCACAGCCAGTGGCGCTTCAGCCGGTGGGTGTTGAAGGCGAGGAACGCGGTCGCGGCGACCTCACCGGTGTCGTCGTCGAAACCCACCAGCAGGTGGGTGCGCCCCTGGTCCATCGCGGTCAGGTGCCCGACCAGTTCGGGCCGTATGTCCTCGGGCGACACCGGCGGTACGAAACCGACGGCGCCGCCCGCGTTGGACACGTCCGCCCACAGCGTGAGCAGGCCGTCACGCAAGGCGCGACCGCCCTGCTCGCCGCCGAACGAAGGGTCGAGGCGGAACGTCAGCGTCATGCCGGAATCCTCAGACCCGCATCGCCTGCGGCGACTCGCGGCGCCCGGCGTCCGGGCCGGGGTACTCGCGCACCGTCTCGTAGCGCGTGTTGCGCTCGATGGGCCGGAAGCCCGCGTCACGGATCAGGTCGAGCAGGTCCTCGCGGGACATCTTGTTCGGCGTGCCGTAGTTGTCCGCGTCGTGCGTGATCTTGTACTCGACGACCGAGCCGTCCATGTCGTCCGCGCCGTGCTGGAGGGCCAGTTGCGTGGTCTGCAGACCGTGCATGACCCAGAACACCTTCACGTGCGGGACGTTGTCGAACAGCAGCCGGGAGACGGCGAACGTCTTCAGCGCCTCGGCCCCGGTCGCCATGGTCGTACGCGCCTGGAGGCGGTTGCGTACCTTGCCGTCCTTCATGTCCACGAAGTCGTGCTGGTAGCGCAGCGGGATGAAGACCTGGAAGCCGCCGGTCTCGTCCTGCAGCTCACGCAGCCGCAGCACGTGGTCCACCCGGTGCCGGGGCTCCTCGATGTGCCCGTACAGCATCGTGCTCGGGGTCTTGAGCCCCTTCTCGTGCGCCAGGCGGTGGATACGGGACCAGTCCTCCCAGTGGGTGCGGTGGTCCACGATGTGCTGCCGGATCTCCCAGTCGAAGATCTCAGCGCCGCCACCGGTCAGCGACTCCAGGCCGGCGTCGATCAGCTCGTCCAGGATGTCGGAGGCCGACATGCCGGAGATCGTCTCGAAGTGGTGGATCTCGGTCGCGGTGAACGCCTTCAGGGAGACCTCGGGGAGGGCTTCCTTCAGCGCCTTCAGGGAGCGTGGGTAGTAGCGCCACGGCAGCGAGGGGTGCAGACCGTTGACGATGTGCAGCTCCGTGAGGTTGTCGCCCTCCATGGCCTTGGCCAGGCGGACGGCCTCCTCGATGCGCATCGTGTACGCGTCCTTCTCGCCCGGCTTGCGCTGGAACGAGCAGTACGCGCACGACGCGGTGCACACGTTCGTCATGTTCAGGTGGCGGTTGACGTTGAAGTACACGGCGTCGCCCGACTTGCGCGTGCGTACCTCGTGGGCCAGGCCGCCGAGCCAGGCCAGGTCGTCCGACGCGTACAGCGCGACGCCGTCCTCACGGGACAGCCGCTCGCCGTCGCGGACCTTCTGCTCCAGCTCGCGCTTGAGCCCCGCGTCCATAAAGCCGCCTCCCTTGTGGCTGGTGGTCGGCCCTTCGATGGGCCGGTTCGAGATTACGCCCCCTTTGCGACCGCACCCGCAGGGGCATACCCACCGCAACCCCCGGCACGGGACGTCAGTGGGACCACGGTCACTCCTCGGGGAGCTCCCCGACCCGGTTCTCCCACTTGGTGGACAGCACCACCGTCGTACGGGTGCGGGAGACGCCCTTCGTACCGCTGAGGCGGCGGATGGTGCGCTCCAGGCTGTCGACGTTCTCGCCGCGCACCTTCAGCATGAACGAGTCGTCGCCCGCGATGAACCAGCAGTCCTCGATCTCGCCGAGGTCCTTCAGGCGGCGGGCCACGTCCTCGTGATCGGCCGCGTCGGACAGCGAGATGCCGATCAGCGCGACCACACCGAGGCCCAGCGAGGCGGCGTCCACGGTGGCGCGGTAACCGGTGATGACGCCGGCGGACTCCAGGCGGTTGATCCGGTCGGTGACACTGGGGCCCGAGAGCCCGACGAGCCTGCCGAGTTCGGCGTAGGAGGCTCTGCCGTTCTCCCTGAGGGCCTGAATGAGCTGCCTGTCCACGGCGTCCATATGCCTGATGCCTTCCATCATTCAGCGATTCAGCAAGATTACAAGGCAGAGCGAAGGCCCCCGGGCCGACAGCCCTACGATCCCGACTCCGGCGGCCTCGAACCGCCGCCGAGTTCACCCTCCCAGCGCCGGTAGAGGCCGTGCGCCACCCCCACCGCGTCGAGCACCCGCCCGGCGACGAAGTTCACCAGGTCCTGGATGTGGGTGGCGCCCGCGTAGAAGCCCGGCGAGACGGGCAGGACGACCGCCCCGAGGTCGTCCAGCGTGACGAGGTGCCGCAGTGTCTGCCCGGCGAGGGGTGTCTCGCGCACGGCGACGACCAGCGGCCTGCGCTCCTTCAGCGTCACACTCGCCGCGCGCTGCAGAAGGTCCTTCGACAGGCCGAGCGCCACCCCCGCGGCGGTCGCCGTGGACGCGGGGACGATCAGCATGCCCCGGGCCGGGTACGAGCCGGACGACGGACCGGCGGCGAGGTCCCCGGCCGCCCAGTGCCGTACACCGGACAGGTCCGGCTCCCCGAAGGTCCCCGGTTTCCCGTCGGCGCCCCGGGTCAGCCAGGCGGCGAGGTCGTCCTGCCAGTGCGCGTCGCGGAACGAGATGCCCGTCTCGTCGAGGAGGGTGAGGCGGGCCGCGCGGCTGACGACCAGGTCGACGCTCTGCCCGGCGGCCAGCAGAGCGCGCAGCACGGCCGCCGCGTACGGCGTCCCGGACGCGCCGGAGACCCCGACGACCCAGGGCCGGCGGGGCTCGGGGGCGTACTGTCCCGACGCGCCCACGGAGGTACTCACGGACGTGAGCCTATCCGGCGGCCCCCGGCAGGAACCCGGGGCGGGGTGCCGGACGTTTGAAGCACGTCAGGCTCAGGAGCAGGGGGCTGCGATGGTGTACGGGACGGATCCGGCGAGCACGCCGCGCGGGCGGGCCATGTCGGCCTGGGCGGACAGGGCGGCGCGCGCCGGGGGCAGCGGCACCGCCCGGGTGAAGGCCGCGGGCGCGGTCATGATCGGCTGGGTGGCGCTGCTGTGGGTGCTTCTCGGGGTGGACGAGGTCACCGGCGATTCGCTGAACACGCTGGGCATCACGCCCCGCAGGCCGGGTGAGCTGCTGGACATCGTCCCGGCGGCGTTCCTGCACGGCGGGGTCGCGCACCTCGCGTCCAACACCTTCCCGCTGCTGGCGCTGGGCTTCCTGGTGGCGCTGGGCGGGCTCCGCCGCTTCCTCGGCATCGTCGTGACGATCACCGTCGTCAGCGGGCTGGGCGTCTGGCTGACCGCCCCGAGCAACTCGGTCACCATCGGCGCGTCAGGAGTGATCTTCGGTCTGCTGGCGTTCCTGGTGATCACCGGCTTCGTCAACCGCCGCGTGTGGGACGTCGTCCTGGGCCTGGTGGTCCTCGCCGTCTACGGGTCGGTCCTGCTGGGCGCGCTCCCCGGCAACCCGGGCATCAGCTGGCAGGCGCACGCGTTCGGCCTGGTGGGCGGCGTCCTCGCGGCCTTCCTCTTCCGCCGCGAACGACGCCCCCGGCCGAGCACCCTGCCCCCGGGGCTCTAGGAGCGGCGCTGCGCACCGGCGGGCCGCGCGCTCGCGTCCGTGGGCAGGTCGTCCGTGCGGATCGTCAGCGTCCCGAGGCGGGCGTCGAGGGTGATGTCCGTGCCGTACGGAGCGGGGTCCCGGCTCGTCCTGCCGCACGGCGCACGGCGTACGCCGCACGCCGCCGGTTGATACGAGGTGAGAAGCACCCGCCGGACTCCGCCCGGCCTCCTCAGCCCCGCAGCCCCATGGCGATCAGGTCGAGCAGCGCGAAGACGAAGAGCGCCATCCCGATGAAGCCGTTGACCTGGAAGAACGCGCGGTTCAGCCGGGACAGGTCGTGCGGGCGGACGATCGTGTGCTCGTAGAGGAACGCGATTGCGACGACGGCCAGCCCCACCCAGTACAGCGGGCCCGCGTCCACCGCGACGCCGTACCAGGCCAGCAGGCCCGTCGTGACGAGGTGCGCGGCGCGGGCGCCGTGCAGGGCGGCCGGGATGCCGAAGCGCGCCGGGACCGACCTGACGCCGTGCGCGCGGTCGGCCTGGACGTCCTGGCAGGCGAAGATCAGGTCGAACCCGCCGATCCACACGCCCACCGCGAGACCCAGGATCACCGCGTCCCACGACCAGGAGCCGGTGATCGCGATCCAGGCGCCGATCGGGCCGATGGCCTGCGCGATGCCGAGGATCGCGTGCGGGAAGGCCGTGAAGCGTTTGCCGTACGGGTACACAACCATCGGCACGGCGGCGGGCAGCGCGAGCGCCAGGCACAGCGGGTTGAGGAGCGCCGCGGCGGCGAGGAACACCAGCAGCGCGATGATCGCGCCGGTCCACGCGGAGCGCACCGAGACCGCGCCCGTCACGAGTTCGCGGGACGCGGTGCGCGGGTTCCGCGCGTCGATCTCCCGGTCGATGATCCGGTTGCACGCCATCGCGAACGTCCGCATGCCGACCATCGCGACCGTCACCAGCAGCAGTTTCCACCAGTGGACGGTGTCGTCGAGCCGCTCCATCGCCGTCAGCGCGGCGATGTACGCGAACGGCAGCGCGAACACGGAGTGTTCGATCATCACGAGCCGCAGGAAGGCGCGGACCTTGTTGCCGTGCTGGAGGGGTTGCGGGCTCCCGATGGCCCCGTCCGCCGTCGTACTCACAGGCCGTACTCCTTCCACCGACGGTCGACCAGCGCCGCCGTCTCCTGGTCCGGTACGACCATATGCGGCCAGCCGCCGTCTCGCGTGTACCCCTCCTCGGGGAGCTTCCTCGTCGCGTCGATACCGGCCTTGCCTCCCCAGAACTGCTGGTAGGAGGCGTGGTCCAGATGGTCGACGGGCCCCTCGACGACGGTCAGGTCGCGCGCGTAGTCGGTGTTGCCGAGCGCCCGCCACGCGACTTCCTGGAGGTCGTGCACGTCACAGTCGGCGTCCACCACCACGATCAGCTTCGTCAGCGACATCATGTGGGCGCCCCAGATCGCGTGCATGACCTTCTGCGCGTGCTTGGGGTACTTCTTGTCGATCGAGACGATCGCGCAGTTGTGGAAGCCGCCGGCCTCCGGCAGGTGGTAGTCCACGATGTCCGGCACGATGATCTTCAGCAGCGGCAGGAAGAACCGCTCCGTCGCCCGCCCGAGCGGCCCGTCCTCCGTCGGCGGCCTGCCCACCACGATCGACTGGAGCAACGGCCGCTTGCGCGTCGTCACGCAGTCGATGGTGAGCGCGGGGAAGTCCTCCTGCGGCGTGTAGAAGCCGGTGTGGTCGCCGAACGGCCCCTCGGGGAGGGTCTTCCCCGGCTCCAGCCAGCCCTCCAGGACGACCTCCGCGGCCGCGG
Encoded proteins:
- a CDS encoding DUF4229 domain-containing protein translates to MARIAIFIGCLVVVAALTRVGVVPRGLGASNVIWVLLLALLVSAPISFVVLRKQRDEMSMKVSGRLDRARAKLEANRAQEDTE
- a CDS encoding GNAT family N-acetyltransferase encodes the protein MTLTFRLDPSFGGEQGGRALRDGLLTLWADVSNAGGAVGFVPPVSPEDIRPELVGHLTAMDQGRTHLLVGFDDDTGEVAATAFLAFNTHRLKRHWLWLYTVMVHPKHQGKGYGRQLMAAAADAARGFEGIEAIRLTCRGGTGADRFYAACGYKEVGRVPGAIRVGPDDDRDDVVMLLPLSAA
- the mqnE gene encoding aminofutalosine synthase MqnE, with product MDAGLKRELEQKVRDGERLSREDGVALYASDDLAWLGGLAHEVRTRKSGDAVYFNVNRHLNMTNVCTASCAYCSFQRKPGEKDAYTMRIEEAVRLAKAMEGDNLTELHIVNGLHPSLPWRYYPRSLKALKEALPEVSLKAFTATEIHHFETISGMSASDILDELIDAGLESLTGGGAEIFDWEIRQHIVDHRTHWEDWSRIHRLAHEKGLKTPSTMLYGHIEEPRHRVDHVLRLRELQDETGGFQVFIPLRYQHDFVDMKDGKVRNRLQARTTMATGAEALKTFAVSRLLFDNVPHVKVFWVMHGLQTTQLALQHGADDMDGSVVEYKITHDADNYGTPNKMSREDLLDLIRDAGFRPIERNTRYETVREYPGPDAGRRESPQAMRV
- a CDS encoding Lrp/AsnC family transcriptional regulator; protein product: MDAVDRQLIQALRENGRASYAELGRLVGLSGPSVTDRINRLESAGVITGYRATVDAASLGLGVVALIGISLSDAADHEDVARRLKDLGEIEDCWFIAGDDSFMLKVRGENVDSLERTIRRLSGTKGVSRTRTTVVLSTKWENRVGELPEE
- a CDS encoding UbiX family flavin prenyltransferase, encoding MSTSVGASGQYAPEPRRPWVVGVSGASGTPYAAAVLRALLAAGQSVDLVVSRAARLTLLDETGISFRDAHWQDDLAAWLTRGADGKPGTFGEPDLSGVRHWAAGDLAAGPSSGSYPARGMLIVPASTATAAGVALGLSKDLLQRAASVTLKERRPLVVAVRETPLAGQTLRHLVTLDDLGAVVLPVSPGFYAGATHIQDLVNFVAGRVLDAVGVAHGLYRRWEGELGGGSRPPESGS
- a CDS encoding rhomboid family intramembrane serine protease codes for the protein MSAWADRAARAGGSGTARVKAAGAVMIGWVALLWVLLGVDEVTGDSLNTLGITPRRPGELLDIVPAAFLHGGVAHLASNTFPLLALGFLVALGGLRRFLGIVVTITVVSGLGVWLTAPSNSVTIGASGVIFGLLAFLVITGFVNRRVWDVVLGLVVLAVYGSVLLGALPGNPGISWQAHAFGLVGGVLAAFLFRRERRPRPSTLPPGL
- the mqnP gene encoding menaquinone biosynthesis prenyltransferase MqnP, giving the protein MSTTADGAIGSPQPLQHGNKVRAFLRLVMIEHSVFALPFAYIAALTAMERLDDTVHWWKLLLVTVAMVGMRTFAMACNRIIDREIDARNPRTASRELVTGAVSVRSAWTGAIIALLVFLAAAALLNPLCLALALPAAVPMVVYPYGKRFTAFPHAILGIAQAIGPIGAWIAITGSWSWDAVILGLAVGVWIGGFDLIFACQDVQADRAHGVRSVPARFGIPAALHGARAAHLVTTGLLAWYGVAVDAGPLYWVGLAVVAIAFLYEHTIVRPHDLSRLNRAFFQVNGFIGMALFVFALLDLIAMGLRG